The segment AAGTATGATTAGGTTTaggtctattttttttttcttttctgcttaaattaaatttactcttttctctttcctgTTGCTGCTTCtgttatttgatttttatattttgtaaTCTGTGAAAAGTGGAAGAAGGCAGCGGCCCCGTGTTTGCAAAGATTATAGCTTAGCCTAAATTTCACCTTCTTCATTATTCATTTTTTAGGTTTCATATTTGAATTAAGGTGGTTTTGATGTTAGTAGGATAAGGGGGTGGGGTCTTACATGAATGGTAGGTGTCACtatgttttgttactttcatgcCCAAAATAGTTGATGGGCAAACACATACCCACCATAACGATACTGTCCGAAAGTTCAGAGCAGCATGTTCTGCCGGTGCAATCCAGAATGGGTACGAGATCTTCTAGGTGCCATCTTACTGAATTGATTAAGCAAGAACAGCAATGGAATTGCAAACAGAGCCAATCTACAAATGCAGACTCACACATGAGCATTCACCCAACAAAAGGTGCAAAATTAACATCAGCTTTTGTACAGTCTTATAAACTACCAATTACAGTTAACAAGATTGTCGCTTTTACTTGCTTGCGTAACCTATGAATCCATTCATATCCGCATTTAAAGAAATAACTACTGTTAAAAAGAGTTTTTACATCATATGCTGGAAACTATTATTTATCACAACCATAAATtattactttttttaaaaaaataaaatgtactCAAACATTAGTATTTTTAACAtcaatattttatttgtttaattcaGGAGTACTTCTTCACAAATTTAGCAGAaattacttgaaaattttaaaaaaattatataaaattttaaacgtGGTATAGTCTTAGAGTGCTACATAGAGTGTTTTAATAATCAAACTAGTGATTAAACTGGTCAAACTATTAGTTTCTTATTCAATCGGTTTAATGGGTTCAATTGCTAGActaacaataattaaataattaattaaaattttataaaaaatattaaatttgtttAACCTGATCGACTACTAGTTTTTGtcccaaattttttttatttttaccggTTTCAAGTAGTTTCTGAGTCAATTAGTTCAATCTCTTTGTTTGTACTAGTAAACTGATGGTTCTCGTTCCAATCAATCTAACAAAATAATCTAGTCATATTTTAAGAACATTAGTCACATCATCAAATCTTGACGAAATCTAAATTCATATTTAATTGTCAAGTTCAAGtactaaaataaacaaaaatatatatagataTCAACTTGAACTTAATTGTCAAGTTTAGAtactaaaatttatattaatatatgaatcaagccataaaaattaaaaattaaattaatataacaaATTAACTCAAATTTAAATAATTCCAATTAAAATATGACATCAATTCGTAGCtcgaaataataaaatttcaactaAAGGTTAAAGTAGGTGTGTACCTTCCTCCTTCTcaacttcttttcttttctttttattaaaaattttaattttcaattttatccttctaatatatttaaattatacttgatttctatatttttataattttattaattaattcaaataGCGAATAtagttaatttttcaattaaaatattacatgtttatatataatttgaaagtAGATTTGTAAATCTATAAAGTTGagagattaaatttttaaaataaaagttggaagattaaatttcaaatgtacGATGTGTAAAGATTTTGAGTAATGATTGTTTAAACCAATCGAGCTGACTAAAGTACTAGTCCAAGGAGAAGCTTCAGATCAATTAGCCCGCAAACCGGTACAAGCGAGAGAACTAGGCTAAAAAATCGATTGAagaagttttttttaaaatatttttatttttatgtttttaataatttatttaattaaaccatACAGATAAGAAACTTGATAAATTTGACAACcatttaagttttaaaaattttacataaaaTGTATTTaatcttcaaaattttaatttataattttacacaaataaatataaaatgtttaatctaaatatatttaattgaaaattttaacccAAATATATTACAACCCTAAATAACCCTAAaatgatataaaaattttaaagcttAATTAACACTTCATCCAGTTCACAAGTAAAAAAATAATCCTAATTTATATGCGATAATATTAAATACATAGCAGATTCAAAATTACAGTGttgcttcaaaaaaaaaaaaaagaggtgaTAGTTTCACCCAgctaaagtgtcaaaccctagcCTGAGCTCTTAaacctgaaaaaaaaaaaaaagaaaagaaaagggatccAGCGTCAAGTTTTCATGGCTCATCGACGGTGCCTTCTATCACTGGCCCGCCACGCCACGGCTATCATTTCTCAGAAAAAGATGCCGCCTCTGTCCGCCGTCGAAGTCCTAACCCGAAAACCGAATCCGGCAATAACCATCCCCAATTCGGAGCTCTCATGGTTTAGCCTCTGGTCCCATTCTCGTCACTTCTCATCCAGCAAAAGCGAAGATAGCGAGACCGAAGTGGAAGTGGAAATGGAGGAGGCCAGCGATGTGGAAGCAGAGCACGACAACGCGGCATCGGATTTAGGTAGGGATTACTCGCCTGTGGAGAAGGAGGCGGAGGCTGCTGCTATTGGGTACAAAGTGCTGGGCCCTCTCCAGCGTTCCGACCGGGTATTCAAAGATTATGAGCCAGTTTTCGCAGTGGTTCAGGTATGTAATTGAttgggtttttgttttaattgtCGAAAACATTGGAGATTATttattaatttctgtttttcttttttcaaagaTTGGATCGCACCAGTTTAAGGTGAGCAACGGAGATTCAATTTTCACGGAGAGATTGAAATTCTGCGAAGTCAATGACAAGGTAAGTTTAGTTCTTCATTCTGCTTATCGAAGAAGATTTGTATTGGATAAATCTTTTTGAACGTTTAATATGAATTTTTTGCATACAAATGAGAGTTTGGGTAAGAAGTTTATCTTGTTCATTAAATTTGATCTTCATGTGTGTCAATTAACTGTCGGTAGCTTTCATCATGTCTTAACCTCGTGTGTTAGAATTTCAACTAGTAAACGGTTCCCTGAATTATGCTCTTCTATGGGTGTCTAATGTCTCTATTGCAGTTGATTTTGAACAAGGTCCTCTTGCTGGGATCACCTACCCAAACTATTATCGGTAGGCCTATACTTCCGGATGCAGCTGTTCATGCTGTTGTCGAGGAGCATGTAAGCTTTGCTTTGATCTTCGTCTCTCTACACCTTACTGTTTTTTCCCATAGCTTCAGTTGGTTTTTGGTCTCCAGATCATTTGCTTCTCTAAAATATTGCATTAGCATTCATTCATTGGACACATATATTTTCTTATTGCATTGTATTCTTCTTCTGTCAGGCATTAGATGCTAAGGTgattatttttaagaaaaagagaaggaagaattacCGTCGAACCAAAGGACATCGTCAGGTATGCCTGCCAAGGGCCATTTCTTgccattcactgtagttttgttCGTTGAACCCGACTGCATTTGAATTTGATATTTCTTGATTGTTGTTGTTATGTGTCAGGAACTGACTAAGTTGAGAATAACCGATATACAAGGAATTGAAAAACAAGAAATCAAAACCGATGGGAAGCCACTAAAGGCAGCTGTTAAGAATCCAGAGAAGATTGCTGCTGCTGTTTGAGATGGATTTTCTTCCATGGCTTGGTTTTGCAAATAATGGCTGCTCACGTTTTCAATCTCACGATTACACGATCTTTATACCAGTGGAGATTGTCAACGCACATTGTTCCTGCGAAGCAAAAAATTTACCATCCACCTTTGTGGCATTGAAGTGTATGCCCCTGCTAATTTTAGCTTTTGTATTGAAGCAGCCCTGTTCACTAACTAAATTGATGCAATTTTTTGCTGCAATTATAGCTAATTATTCTCTCTGTACAATTAACtctgtattttaatttttaactgtTCTGGGAACACGTGTAGCTTGGAATTGGAACATTGAATTTGTAGGTTAAATGTGAAAAACGTTATAGAAACTTTATGAACTTATTCAAACTATACATAAATAACTTGCAAGATTTGAAGCTAACTTTATTACcaccaacaacaacaaaaaaaaaaaaaaaatcttaaactAACGTAATTCTTTTGCCTAGATTAGAAATGAATCGAGGTCAACAGGAAAGGGAAGATTAGGATATGGAATCATAGTCCTCGGCTGCAATGGTATCAAAGCAAAGCACGAGTGACACAGGATGTGTGTTATTTTATAGTCCAAAATTTCTTTACATTTGATTCCTTGAAAGCTTCAAGCTCTACCCTTTTTTCTCAACAAAGTCCATATCTCATTTCCGGTCAGCAATATTGCTTTTTTATCTCAGGGCAGAGCCAAGGCCCCAAGACAGCACAGAGTTCTTCATTTAAACATGTCTGCATAACAAATGAACGAATGGAGATATATAATCAGATAACAAGGGAAagaaatcaagatgaaaaccagTCTTCATCTTAATCTAAAGAAAAAATGAATCATATTGTCAGATCCCAATTTGTCAAGATTCCAACAATGTGTTTTAGATACGCCAAAATACGAAAGCTTACGAGGTTACTCCAAGATCATCCACTGCTAATCACTAACTGATGCCAGGACAAGATTTCAAGCAAGTGGAGAATGTGCGGGTCATAGCTGCAAAAACATATTTGTCAAACACAACACGCACAATTTTGCTCGCATAAAAAAACTTCGGCAAATTCAACTTGAGTTGAAACATACatttacacaaaacaaaacgtgcCATCCAGAGCAAACGCCAACTATACATGCATAGACAGAACAAATATTACTGGGCAATAAAAGCAAATGTTTAAACTGAACTATGGATAAAAATGTTACCTTAACATCATGCTGTGGACTTTTTGCCGGAAATAATGCGAGAAATCTGCAAACCTCTGCTGAATGCCTCATTGAATAAGATTCTTGTCTGCATGGCTTGGAATCCAGGCAACCACGATACCAATGCCACAGGAGCTATGACAATCAATCCAAACAACAGATCATAAAGCCGTGCCAAGGAAACTACAGTATCCCACACCACAGTGGATTGCAGAAAAGGTCTAAGAACTTGGGCAATTGATATCAGACCCCATCCCGTAGGAATGAATGCCAAAAGACTTGTAACGAGATCAGTAAACTTAAACGGAGTGAACTCTAGCAATAAGACAATCACAAGCACCGTAAGTACAATGACTACAAGCTGAACAACTCGATAGTAGATGTGCTTTTTGGCAGCAAATTTGTCTTGAGCATATGCTATAACCACATAGATCCCAACAGCCACAATCATGAATGTCCAAGATACCAGGTAAACAGCTACACTGGTGCTCTTGCCAGCAATGCCCAACTGATACACAATACCGTACTGGAAGAAGAAGAAGCGAAGGTCTAAAATTATCTCTAGAAGCTTTCCCCACAGACCGGTTGTTCTTAAATGGTCTTGTTCCTCGTACCACCATATTTCCCAGCTCTTATTGGCTTCTGAAGCTGCACCACCACTAGACCATATCCAATTTATAAAATCGTCAAAATCATAGACTGTCTTCAGCCAATCGAAGCCAGACGGGTTGAATACAAAAGGGGACATTATCCATGACACAACAAGGAACCAACTTGAAATGGTCAATGCTATATAAACAAATGAATCCTTAGCGAGTGGGCTATAAGAAGCATACACTGCTAGAATAACACCAAGCTCAATTGCCTTGACAAAATGACTTCGAGCATAAAGTCTATAATTTTCTGCAAAGCGCTTATGCTCAACCACAAAACCACGTCCAGTGGCTCGGTATTTGGCCCCCCCATGAAGGATGGTCCGACCAAAGAAATGGGTTCGAGTTCCCATAGAGAAAGTGAAAAAAAGTGATGCCAGCTGCAACTGCATTTTCAAGAAGTCCCAAATTGCTGGAAGAAACCCATGTTCAAGAGAGTTCTCGACAACCATTGGAAGGGCAGTGAACAGACCAAGCTGTATTACGAACTGCTGATTCAAGATTGTTCCAACAGCCTCACTGCTGATACTTTGATTCTTGGCTCCACCTTCAACACCACTAAGGGCGAGATAAAGGCGACCCCATAAAAATGTATAAACAGTCAGTACAACCACCATTGTGTTAAAGTAGTGCCCAACAGttgagaagaaaaaagaaaacatcCG is part of the Gossypium arboreum isolate Shixiya-1 chromosome 5, ASM2569848v2, whole genome shotgun sequence genome and harbors:
- the LOC108453024 gene encoding 50S ribosomal protein L21, mitochondrial → MAHRRCLLSLARHATAIISQKKMPPLSAVEVLTRKPNPAITIPNSELSWFSLWSHSRHFSSSKSEDSETEVEVEMEEASDVEAEHDNAASDLGRDYSPVEKEAEAAAIGYKVLGPLQRSDRVFKDYEPVFAVVQIGSHQFKVSNGDSIFTERLKFCEVNDKLILNKVLLLGSPTQTIIGRPILPDAAVHAVVEEHALDAKVIIFKKKRRKNYRRTKGHRQELTKLRITDIQGIEKQEIKTDGKPLKAAVKNPEKIAAAV